The Syngnathus acus chromosome 3, fSynAcu1.2, whole genome shotgun sequence genome includes a window with the following:
- the zgc:162297 gene encoding uncharacterized protein F13E9.13, mitochondrial, whose protein sequence is MKWLDLFGHLKCVIIGMIHVKALPGSPLGCMKMSQIIEEACREAAIYRDAGLDGVIVENMHDVPYSLSPGPEVSACMTSVCAAVRSVCPSIPVGVQILSAANRQALAVALASGAHFIRAEGFVFSHVADEGLVHACAGELLRYRKSVGAQDILVFTDIKKKHSSHALTSDVSLVETARAAQFFLSDGLVLTGTSTGAQADPKELAEVTRALSLPVLVGSGVTRDNMTRYLGASGLIVGSHFKDGGSWSNELDARRVGSFMAQMRGLRARWPH, encoded by the exons ATGAAGTGGTTGGACCTCTTTGGACACCTGAAATGTGTCATTATCGGAATGATCCACGTTAAAGCTTTACCGG GCTCTCCACTTGGATGCATGAAAATGTCCCAAATCATTGAAGAGGCCTGTCGGGAGGCCGCCATATACCGTGACGCAGGCTTG GACGGCGTGATAGTGGAGAACATGCACGACGTCCCGTACTCGCTTTCCCCTGGCCCTGAGGTGAGCGCGTGTATGACATCGGTGTGCGCGGCGGTGAGGAgcgtctgtccgtccatccccGTCGGCGTCCAGATTCTATCCGCTGCCAACCGGCAGGCACTCGCCGTCGCTCTCGCATCAG GCGCTCACTTCATCCGGGCGGAGGGCTTCGTGTTTTCCCACGTGGCTGATGAGGGTCTGGTCCACGCTTGTGCCGGAGAACTTCTGAGGTACCGCAAGAGCGTCGGAGCCCAGGACATCCTCGTCTTCACTGACATCAAGAAGAAACACAG CTCTCACGCTCTGACCTCGGACGTGAGCCTGGTGGAGACGGCTCGGGCCGCCCAGTTCTTCCTGTCGGACGGACTCGTTCTGACCGGAACGTCCACGGGAGCCCAGGCGGACCCCAAAGAACTGGCGG AGGTCACGCGGGCCCTGAGTCTCCCGGTTCTGGTGGGTTCCGGTGTGACTCGGGACAATATGACTCGCTACCTGGGCGCCAGCGGCCTGATTGTGGGCTCCCATTTTAAGGACGGGGGCTCGTGGAGCAACGAGCTGGACGCGCGGCGCGTCGGCAGCTTCATGGCACAGATGAGAGGCCTCCGAGCAAGATGGCCACACTGA
- the ccne1 gene encoding G1/S-specific cyclin-E1, translating into MLGSGEESEQEAECVASEAANVGTLRPRKRKADVAIHLQDVDEDTADMTKKKLRDSEAAWRSEEDAAYASPRCWRSTLAREDQHQQQITLINVGFPHYNLTNVCATPVHCAPLPALCWASKDVVWNNMLAKDKTYTRNVNMMAKHPHLQPKMRAVLLDWLMEVSEVYKLHRETYHLAQDYFDRFMATQSNVFKSTLQLIGISCLFIAAKVEEMYPPKVHLFAYVTDEACTEDDILSMEIIIMKELKWSLSPQTPVSWLNVYMQVAYLKESDQLLIPKYPQATFVQIAELLDVCMLDMRCLEFSNGILAASALFHFSSLELVENVSALKRAELEECVRWMVPFAMALRESGGSPMKTFAAVAAEDMHNIQTYAPYLTWLEKASSYQDADMERHRGGCHVPSGVLTPPLSSEKTDQNPNASAATLQVPPRMREAQCTLAP; encoded by the exons ATGCTGGGTAGTGG GGAAGAAAGTGAACAAGAAGCCGAGTGTGTTGCTAGCGAGGCGGCCAACGTGGGGACGTTGAGGCCGAGGAAGAGGAAAGCAGATGTTGCCATT CATTTACAAGACGTGGATGAGGACACAGCAGATATGACCAAGAAGAAGCTAAGAGACTCTGAG GCTGCGTGGAGGTCGGAGGAGGACGCCGCCTACGCGAGCCCTCGGTGCTGGAGGTCCACGCTGGCGCGCgaggaccaacaccagcagcagatCACGTTGATCAACGTCGGCTTCCCGCACTACAACTTGACGAACGTCTGCGCTACGCCCGTCCATTGTGCGCCCCTGCCTGCGCTCTG CTGGGCGAGTAAGGACGTCGTGTGGAACAACATGCTGGCCAAAGATAAGACGTACACGCGCAACGTCAACATGATGGCCAAACATCCTCACCTTCAGCCCAAGATGAGAGCCGTTCTTCTCGACTGGCTCATGGAG GTGAGCGAGGTGTACAAGCTCCACCGCGAGACGTACCACCTGGCTCAGGACTACTTTGACCGTTTCATGGCCACGCAGAGCAACGTCTTCAAGTCCACGCTGCAGCTCATCGGCATCAGCTGCCTCTTCATCGCAGCCAAAGTCGAG GAGATGTACCCTCCCAAAGTGCACCTGTTTGCCTACGTGACGGACGAAGCTTGCACCGAGGATGATATCCTCAGCATGGagatcatcatcatgaag gaGCTAAAATGGAGTCTGAGCCCGCAGACGCCCGTGTCCTGGCTCAACGTCTACATGCAAGTGGCCTACCTCAAAGAATCTGACCAGCTGCTCATCCCCAAATACCCTCAAGCCACCTTTGTTCAAATAGCCGAG CTTCTTGATGTGTGCATGCTCGACATGCGCTGCCTGGAGTTCTCCAACGGCATCCTGGCCGCCTCCGCCCTCTTCCACTTTTCGTCTCTGGAGCTGGTGGAGAACGTATCTG CATTAAAGAGGGCGGAGCTGGAGGAGTGCGTACGGTGGATGGTGCCGTTCGCCATGGCGCTGCGGGAATCCGGCGGCTCGCCCATGAAAACTTTTGCCGCCGTGGCTGCGGAGGACATGCACAATATACAGACGTACGCACCCTACCTGACGTGGTTG GAAAAGGCGTCGTCCTACCAGGACGCCGACATGGAGCGTCACCGCGGCGGCTGCCACGTACCGTCCGGCGTCCTCACGCCGCCACTCAGCAGCGAGAAGACGGACCAGAATCCCAACGCGTCTGCCGCCACACTGCAAGTGCCACCCAGGATGCGCGAGGCCCAGTGCACGCTGGCCCCGTAG